The Paraburkholderia acidisoli genome contains a region encoding:
- the ybiB gene encoding DNA-binding protein YbiB, translating into MITADPTDLFPCARFIKEIGRGPHGARSLSPEDTHALYAAMLDGRVADVELGAVLLAYRLKGETAEELAAMLAAAHASFTPLALPAGDYRPVSIPSYNGARKQPNLVPLLALLLAREGVPTLVHGVVTDPGRVTSAEIFAELNQPVARHHADIESQLAANRVAFASIETLAPKLARLLALRRRMGVRNSTHTLVKLLQPFAAPGLRLVNYTHPPYRESLSALFAAHPDAAVGGALLARGTEGEPVADTRRQVQVDWLHDGICETLVEPERSSPDAPEVDLPEGRDAPTTATWIDAVLRGEAPVPDAIARQIETIKRIAKR; encoded by the coding sequence ATGATCACCGCCGACCCGACCGACCTCTTCCCCTGCGCCCGCTTCATCAAGGAGATCGGCCGCGGCCCGCACGGCGCTCGCTCGCTGTCGCCCGAAGACACGCACGCGCTCTATGCCGCGATGCTCGATGGCCGTGTCGCCGACGTCGAACTGGGCGCGGTATTGCTCGCGTACCGGCTCAAAGGCGAGACCGCCGAAGAACTCGCGGCGATGCTCGCGGCCGCGCATGCGTCCTTCACGCCGCTCGCCCTGCCGGCGGGCGACTACCGGCCCGTGTCGATCCCGAGCTACAACGGCGCGCGCAAGCAGCCCAATCTTGTGCCGCTGCTCGCGCTGCTGCTCGCGCGCGAAGGCGTGCCCACGCTCGTGCATGGCGTGGTGACCGACCCGGGCCGCGTGACGAGCGCCGAAATCTTCGCGGAACTCAATCAGCCCGTGGCGCGCCATCACGCCGACATCGAGTCGCAACTTGCCGCCAATCGTGTGGCATTTGCTTCGATCGAGACGCTTGCGCCCAAGCTCGCGCGCCTGCTCGCGCTGCGCCGCCGCATGGGCGTGCGCAACTCCACGCACACGCTCGTGAAACTGCTGCAACCGTTCGCCGCCCCGGGTTTGCGGCTCGTGAACTACACGCATCCGCCGTATCGCGAGAGCCTGAGCGCGCTGTTCGCCGCGCATCCGGACGCCGCCGTGGGTGGCGCCTTGCTCGCGCGCGGCACGGAAGGCGAACCGGTGGCCGACACGCGCCGCCAGGTGCAGGTCGACTGGCTCCACGACGGTATCTGCGAAACGCTGGTCGAGCCGGAACGCTCGTCGCCGGACGCGCCCGAAGTCGACCTGCCGGAAGGCCGCGACGCGCCGACAACCGCCACGTGGATCGACGCCGTGTTGCGCGGCGAGGCACCGGTGCCGGACGCCATCGCGCGTCAGATCGAGACGATCAAGCGCATCGCGAAGCGCTGA
- the coaD gene encoding pantetheine-phosphate adenylyltransferase: MVVAVYPGTFDPLTRGHEDLVRRASSIFDTLVVGVADSRNKKPFFSLDERLEIAHEVLGHYPNVQVMSFKGLLKDFVRSNNARVIVRGLRAVSDFEYEFQMAGMNRYLLPDVETMFMTPSDQYQFISGTIVREIAQLGGDVSKFVFPSVEKRLQDKVASLVKG, from the coding sequence ATGGTAGTCGCCGTGTACCCCGGTACCTTCGATCCGCTCACGCGCGGTCACGAAGATCTCGTGCGGCGCGCGTCGAGCATTTTCGACACGCTGGTGGTCGGCGTCGCCGACAGCCGCAACAAGAAGCCGTTCTTCTCGCTCGACGAGCGGCTCGAGATCGCGCATGAGGTTCTCGGCCACTATCCGAACGTGCAGGTCATGAGCTTCAAGGGCCTGCTCAAGGATTTCGTGCGCAGCAACAACGCGCGCGTGATCGTGCGCGGCCTGCGTGCCGTTTCCGACTTCGAATACGAGTTTCAGATGGCGGGCATGAACCGTTATTTGCTGCCCGATGTCGAAACGATGTTCATGACGCCTTCGGACCAATACCAGTTCATCTCGGGCACGATCGTGCGCGAAATCGCCCAGTTGGGCGGCGATGTCAGCAAGTTCGTGTTTCCCTCGGTGGAAAAGCGCTTGCAGGACAAGGTCGCTTCGCTCGTTAAGGGCTGA
- a CDS encoding FkbM family methyltransferase: protein MLPQVNIIRANNGDFLSFFEQKGISGVLTAFGAWDELTIALARTLVDITDLPPVIMDIGANMGTFTVPVAKHVAGRGGQVHSFEPQKIVFYQLCGNIFLNRLDNVWANNMALSSANEFREIPRMNFDTAWNIGAYSLVPDVDPQQKLETKDPCEFRKLDDLELAARITLIKLDVEGMEIEVLGGAMNRIAKDGFPPILFESLTQDPRSAEVKTLLTSAGYKLSQYADEDWLAQHGDWPVEIALVKGENGMSYGRLR from the coding sequence ATGCTGCCCCAAGTCAATATCATTCGAGCCAACAACGGCGACTTTCTCTCGTTTTTCGAACAAAAAGGCATTTCCGGGGTACTCACCGCATTTGGCGCATGGGATGAATTGACGATCGCGCTCGCGCGAACGCTCGTCGACATCACGGACCTGCCGCCGGTCATCATGGACATCGGCGCGAACATGGGCACGTTCACGGTGCCGGTCGCCAAACACGTGGCGGGTCGCGGCGGTCAGGTCCACTCGTTCGAGCCGCAGAAAATCGTCTTCTACCAGCTCTGCGGAAACATTTTTCTGAATCGCCTCGACAATGTCTGGGCGAACAACATGGCGCTGTCGAGCGCGAACGAATTCCGCGAAATCCCGCGCATGAATTTCGACACCGCGTGGAATATCGGCGCTTACTCGCTCGTGCCCGACGTCGACCCCCAGCAAAAGCTGGAGACGAAGGACCCGTGCGAATTCCGCAAGCTGGACGATCTCGAACTCGCCGCGCGCATCACCCTCATCAAGCTCGACGTGGAAGGCATGGAGATCGAGGTCTTGGGCGGCGCCATGAACCGCATCGCGAAAGACGGCTTTCCGCCCATCCTGTTCGAATCGCTGACGCAAGATCCGCGAAGCGCCGAGGTGAAGACTCTGCTCACATCGGCGGGCTACAAGTTGTCCCAATACGCCGATGAAGACTGGCTGGCGCAGCACGGCGACTGGCCGGTGGAAATCGCCCTCGTGAAAGGCGAGAACGGCATGTCGTACGGGCGACTTCGTTAA
- a CDS encoding methyltransferase domain-containing protein, whose protein sequence is MADVKAGKKIEPFAGIPVYYYSCTKCGFTFSTQFDEWTPEMFRQYVYNDNYIHHDPDYFSTRLKKNVFLLSQNFPEIAPGSILVYGAVPIDNAFQIRLQEAGFGDVTSTGPESYPSLAGKKFDTILAFDALEHHPEPRQLFENLVSLLNHDGAILFSARLADFPENSEASNKTLLLPRNGYVSLHTRESLSILASEFQLSLESFDSHDFYALFKPDRPAWANKYFPHDQPDAAREMLRGREIVTSDITLYEPIQAALRTAAEGHVSEAIRILDNLLETQPFNRDLHMDRGLLRMKSGAIADALDDMEYFYKGSMISQRGVFRDLKARASEFEGKLVVIVSDAGIGDLLWLVRYGVLLHEVGVRVVVECNPIFHSLFDNASWITHAAAVGDVPIPFLYRIPLHNLPGAFETRRETIPSFPHYLAASEEKIAYWKARLPASRKIRVGISWRSSNERTSGWASKRSMDLSMLLGAFDPEKYDCVVVQKDLNEAEREIIALHEWIHIPTGEINCIEDTAGLLSCMDLVVSTCTMIPHLSGALGIPTFLMLSTNASWVWMTEGETTPWYAAMKLFRQHTLGDWQPPVAHLGHALREFTRGN, encoded by the coding sequence ATGGCCGACGTCAAGGCCGGAAAGAAAATCGAGCCTTTTGCGGGCATACCGGTTTATTACTACTCCTGCACGAAATGCGGATTCACCTTTTCGACGCAATTCGATGAATGGACGCCGGAAATGTTCCGGCAATACGTTTATAACGATAATTACATTCATCACGATCCGGATTATTTTTCCACCCGGCTGAAAAAGAACGTATTTCTGTTAAGTCAGAATTTTCCTGAAATTGCGCCGGGCTCGATCCTTGTCTACGGCGCAGTACCCATCGACAACGCCTTCCAGATTCGCCTTCAGGAGGCCGGTTTTGGCGATGTCACGTCAACCGGGCCTGAATCGTACCCTTCCCTGGCGGGGAAAAAATTCGATACGATTCTGGCGTTCGACGCGCTCGAGCATCATCCCGAACCCAGACAGCTTTTTGAAAATCTGGTATCGCTGCTTAATCATGATGGCGCGATACTGTTTTCAGCACGACTTGCCGATTTCCCGGAAAATTCGGAAGCGAGCAATAAAACACTTCTTTTACCCAGAAATGGTTACGTCTCGCTTCACACCCGCGAGTCGCTTTCCATTCTGGCGAGTGAATTTCAGTTGAGTCTCGAATCGTTCGACTCGCATGATTTTTACGCGCTCTTCAAACCGGATCGACCGGCCTGGGCCAATAAATATTTCCCTCACGACCAGCCCGATGCCGCCCGTGAGATGTTGCGGGGCCGGGAAATCGTCACCAGCGACATTACGCTTTACGAACCCATTCAAGCGGCGTTGAGAACGGCCGCTGAAGGCCACGTTTCCGAGGCGATCCGCATTCTCGACAACCTGCTCGAGACTCAACCGTTCAATCGCGACCTGCATATGGACCGCGGGCTGCTGCGCATGAAATCCGGTGCGATTGCCGACGCGCTGGACGACATGGAATATTTCTACAAGGGATCGATGATTTCCCAGCGTGGCGTTTTCCGCGATCTCAAAGCGCGCGCGTCCGAGTTCGAGGGCAAGCTGGTCGTCATCGTCAGCGACGCGGGTATTGGCGATCTGCTGTGGCTCGTGCGATACGGCGTCCTGCTACACGAAGTCGGTGTTCGGGTCGTGGTGGAATGCAATCCGATTTTTCACAGCCTGTTCGACAACGCCAGCTGGATTACCCACGCCGCCGCCGTGGGTGACGTGCCCATTCCCTTTCTTTACCGCATTCCGCTCCACAATCTACCGGGTGCCTTCGAGACGAGGCGCGAGACGATTCCATCGTTTCCTCATTACCTGGCGGCGTCGGAGGAAAAGATCGCGTACTGGAAAGCGAGACTTCCGGCTAGCAGGAAAATTCGCGTGGGGATCAGCTGGCGTAGCTCCAATGAGCGCACTTCGGGTTGGGCGAGCAAACGAAGCATGGATCTTTCCATGCTGCTGGGTGCATTCGATCCGGAAAAATATGACTGTGTGGTCGTTCAGAAAGACCTCAACGAGGCGGAACGCGAAATCATCGCGCTCCATGAGTGGATTCATATACCAACCGGTGAAATCAACTGCATCGAGGATACCGCGGGGCTGCTCTCCTGCATGGATCTCGTCGTGTCGACCTGCACGATGATCCCTCACCTGAGTGGCGCCCTCGGCATTCCCACTTTTTTGATGCTTTCGACCAATGCGTCGTGGGTTTGGATGACGGAAGGCGAGACAACGCCCTGGTACGCGGCGATGAAGCTGTTCCGCCAGCACACACTGGGCGACTGGCAGCCGCCCGTTGCGCATCTGGGTCACGCGCTTCGCGAATTTACACGGGGGAATTGA
- the rsmD gene encoding 16S rRNA (guanine(966)-N(2))-methyltransferase RsmD, translated as MTRTSSPRGQGARSSPSDTRTRGGGGAHTIRIIGGDWKRTPLPVLDLDGLRPTPDRVRETLFNWLGQRLDGLRCLDLFAGSGALGFEAASRGAARVVMVERSGRAAAQLRANQTRLNARSIEIAEADALRLAANLAPASFDIVFLDPPFGDTALLDRSLALAVPLVAPEGWLYVESGARLDPAAQPALAGWSVVKEGKAGAVFYHLLRCENEE; from the coding sequence ATGACCCGTACTTCATCTCCGCGAGGCCAAGGCGCCCGCTCATCGCCCTCCGACACGCGCACGCGCGGTGGCGGCGGCGCGCACACGATCCGCATCATCGGCGGCGACTGGAAGCGCACGCCGCTGCCGGTGCTCGACCTCGACGGCCTGCGTCCCACGCCCGACCGGGTACGCGAGACGCTCTTCAACTGGCTTGGCCAGCGGCTCGACGGCCTGCGCTGTCTCGACCTGTTCGCGGGGAGTGGGGCGCTCGGCTTCGAAGCCGCGTCGCGCGGCGCGGCACGTGTGGTCATGGTGGAGCGCAGCGGCCGCGCGGCCGCGCAGTTGCGTGCGAACCAGACGCGCCTGAACGCGCGCAGCATCGAAATTGCCGAAGCCGACGCGCTGCGCCTCGCGGCCAATCTCGCGCCGGCTTCGTTCGACATCGTATTTCTCGATCCGCCCTTTGGCGACACGGCGTTGCTCGACCGCTCGCTCGCGCTGGCCGTGCCGCTCGTCGCCCCCGAGGGTTGGCTCTACGTCGAGTCGGGCGCGCGCCTCGATCCGGCCGCGCAGCCTGCGCTGGCGGGCTGGAGCGTGGTGAAGGAAGGCAAGGCAGGCGCGGTTTTCTATCATTTGCTGCGGTGCGAAAATGAGGAATAA
- a CDS encoding fumarylacetoacetate hydrolase family protein — protein sequence MTYVFEPAPLASVPVAGSDARFPVRRIYCVGRNYEAHAREMGHDPNREPPFFFSKPADAVLYVPPGSTGEFPYPGQSKNVHFEMELVAAIGKGGKDIPVASALDHVYGYALGLDMTRRDLQAEAKKLGRPWDTAKGFDRSAPIGPIHPVAKIGQLSAGDIWLKVNGEEKQRSDISQMIWPVADTIAFLSSLFELQAGDLIFTGTPEGVGAVVPGDVMTGGVAGIGEFEVRVV from the coding sequence ATGACTTACGTATTCGAACCGGCGCCGCTCGCCTCGGTGCCGGTCGCCGGCAGCGACGCGCGTTTCCCGGTGCGCCGCATCTACTGCGTCGGCCGTAATTACGAAGCGCACGCGCGCGAGATGGGCCACGATCCGAATCGCGAACCGCCGTTCTTCTTCTCGAAGCCCGCCGACGCCGTGCTGTACGTCCCGCCCGGTTCGACCGGCGAATTCCCGTATCCGGGCCAGTCGAAGAACGTGCACTTCGAGATGGAACTCGTCGCGGCCATCGGCAAGGGCGGCAAGGACATTCCCGTGGCGAGCGCGCTCGATCACGTCTACGGCTATGCGCTCGGTCTCGACATGACGCGTCGCGACCTGCAGGCCGAGGCGAAGAAACTGGGCCGTCCGTGGGACACCGCGAAGGGCTTCGACCGCTCGGCGCCCATCGGCCCGATCCATCCGGTGGCGAAGATCGGCCAGCTTTCGGCAGGCGACATCTGGCTCAAGGTGAATGGCGAAGAAAAGCAGCGCTCGGATATTTCGCAGATGATCTGGCCGGTTGCCGACACGATCGCGTTCCTTTCCTCGCTGTTCGAGCTGCAAGCAGGCGACCTGATCTTTACGGGCACGCCCGAAGGCGTGGGCGCCGTGGTGCCGGGCGACGTGATGACGGGCGGCGTGGCGGGCATCGGCGAATTCGAGGTGCGCGTGGTGTAA
- the maiA gene encoding maleylacetoacetate isomerase, with protein sequence MKLYSYFRSSASYRVRIALNLKNLPYEYVPVHLVREGGEQLKPAYRQVNPEAIVPSFVDDEHHTIHQSLAIIEYLEETQPEPPLLPKSALDRAYVRSLALQIACEIHPVNNLRVLKYLKHTVGVDDATKDAWYRHWIESGFETLEQRLAQDPRTGKLSFGDTPTVADLCLVPQVYNANRFKIDTTRYPTIQRINDYALTLDAFARAEPGVQPDSE encoded by the coding sequence ATGAAGCTTTACAGCTATTTCCGCAGTTCGGCGTCGTATCGCGTGCGCATTGCGCTGAACTTGAAGAATTTGCCGTACGAATACGTGCCGGTGCACCTCGTGCGCGAGGGCGGCGAGCAGTTGAAGCCCGCGTACCGGCAGGTGAATCCCGAGGCAATCGTGCCGTCTTTCGTCGACGACGAGCACCACACGATTCATCAATCGCTCGCGATCATCGAGTACCTGGAAGAGACGCAGCCCGAACCGCCGCTGCTGCCGAAGTCGGCGCTCGACCGCGCCTACGTGCGCTCGCTGGCACTGCAGATCGCGTGCGAGATCCATCCGGTGAACAACCTGCGCGTGCTCAAGTATCTGAAGCACACCGTGGGCGTGGACGACGCGACCAAGGACGCGTGGTACCGCCACTGGATCGAGTCGGGTTTCGAGACGCTGGAGCAGCGCCTCGCCCAGGACCCGCGCACCGGCAAGCTGTCGTTCGGCGATACGCCGACCGTGGCCGATTTGTGCCTCGTTCCGCAGGTGTACAACGCCAATCGCTTCAAGATCGACACCACGCGCTATCCGACAATCCAGCGCATCAACGACTACGCGCTCACGCTGGACGCGTTCGCCCGCGCCGAACCGGGCGTGCAACCCGATTCCGAATGA
- a CDS encoding nuclear transport factor 2 family protein: MAAKTIDAIRGLERERFRAMVDGDGSLLERLLSDQATFVHTNGKRETKQQFIDAITAGRRRYRQIEIQSQDVLPVGNETCVVSGRVLIEMEANSGALLFPIAYTAIQTQEDGHWRLVAWQATRCAIE; encoded by the coding sequence ATGGCGGCAAAAACGATCGATGCAATTCGCGGGCTGGAGCGCGAGCGGTTTCGCGCGATGGTGGATGGCGACGGCTCGCTGCTGGAGCGGTTGCTCTCGGACCAGGCGACCTTCGTGCACACGAACGGCAAGCGTGAAACCAAGCAGCAGTTCATCGACGCGATCACGGCCGGACGCCGCCGCTATCGGCAGATCGAGATTCAGTCGCAGGACGTGCTGCCGGTGGGCAACGAAACCTGCGTCGTCTCGGGCCGCGTGCTGATCGAGATGGAAGCGAACAGCGGCGCCTTGCTCTTTCCCATTGCCTACACGGCGATCCAGACCCAGGAAGACGGTCACTGGCGGCTCGTCGCATGGCAGGCAACGCGTTGCGCGATCGAATGA
- a CDS encoding YfhL family 4Fe-4S dicluster ferredoxin has translation MALMITDECINCDVCEPECPNDAISMGAEIYVIDPGKCTECVGHFDEPQCIQVCPVECIPKNPEHLESPEQLMQKYHALVTAKNDA, from the coding sequence ATGGCCCTGATGATTACCGACGAGTGCATCAACTGCGATGTGTGCGAGCCGGAGTGCCCGAACGACGCCATTTCGATGGGCGCTGAGATCTACGTGATCGACCCGGGCAAGTGCACCGAATGCGTCGGCCACTTCGACGAGCCGCAGTGCATTCAGGTGTGCCCCGTGGAGTGCATCCCGAAGAATCCGGAGCATCTCGAGTCGCCCGAGCAATTGATGCAGAAGTACCACGCGCTGGTCACGGCGAAAAACGACGCCTGA
- the leuA gene encoding 2-isopropylmalate synthase: MLRNPAEKYRPFPAIRLNGRKWPTRSVERAPIWMSTDLRDGNQSLIEPMSIEQKTEFFEMLVAIGFKEIEVGFPSASQTDFDFVRKLIDEKRIPADVTIEVLVQSREDLIARTFEALDGVPRAIVHLYNAICPSFRKIVFGASQDEVKALAVDGTRMIREQADKHPQTHWIYQYSPETFSMTELTFAREVCDAVAQQWRPTRDHKMIVNLPATVEAAMPNVFADQIEWMDRNLAYRDSIVLSVHPHNDRGTAVAAAEMALLAGADRIEGCLFGNGERTGNVDLVTLAMNLYTQGIDPGLDFSDIDAVRRVVERCNQLPVHPRHPYAGDLVFTAFSGSHQDAIRKGFAQRQPDAVWEVPYLPIDPADLGRSYDAVIRVNSQSGKGGATWLLEQGMGFTPPRRVQIEFSHAVQTVADTSGEEVTGDAICALFEREYFETRGPAAVAGAGRVRWENRDIAVPGGANVDENYASAVAEAIAAAADERIEIASFETERTAQGGTAVFVGARVGGQPLRHGVGVADDAAQAAIAAVVSAVNRAAWTQVDRRVAA, encoded by the coding sequence ATGTTGCGTAATCCCGCCGAGAAGTACCGCCCTTTCCCCGCCATCCGTTTGAATGGCCGCAAGTGGCCGACGCGCAGCGTCGAACGCGCGCCCATCTGGATGAGCACCGACCTGCGCGACGGCAACCAGTCGCTCATCGAACCCATGAGCATCGAGCAGAAGACCGAGTTCTTCGAAATGCTCGTCGCGATCGGCTTCAAGGAAATCGAAGTCGGCTTTCCGTCCGCTTCGCAGACCGACTTCGATTTCGTGCGCAAGCTGATCGACGAAAAGCGCATTCCCGCCGACGTCACCATCGAAGTGCTCGTGCAGTCGCGTGAAGACCTGATCGCGCGCACCTTCGAGGCGCTCGACGGCGTGCCCCGCGCCATCGTCCATCTCTACAACGCGATCTGCCCGTCGTTCCGCAAGATCGTATTCGGCGCGTCGCAAGACGAAGTGAAGGCGCTGGCCGTGGACGGCACGCGCATGATCCGCGAACAGGCCGACAAACACCCGCAAACGCACTGGATCTACCAGTATTCGCCCGAAACGTTCAGCATGACCGAGCTGACGTTCGCCCGCGAAGTGTGCGACGCCGTCGCCCAGCAATGGCGTCCCACGCGCGACCACAAGATGATCGTGAACCTGCCGGCGACGGTCGAAGCGGCCATGCCCAACGTGTTCGCCGACCAGATCGAGTGGATGGACCGCAATCTCGCGTATCGCGACAGCATCGTGCTCTCGGTGCATCCGCACAACGATCGCGGCACGGCCGTCGCCGCCGCCGAGATGGCGCTGCTCGCGGGCGCGGATCGTATCGAAGGCTGCCTGTTTGGCAACGGCGAGCGCACCGGCAACGTCGACCTCGTCACGCTCGCGATGAATCTCTACACCCAGGGCATCGACCCGGGCCTCGACTTCTCCGACATCGACGCCGTGCGCCGCGTGGTCGAGCGCTGCAACCAGTTGCCCGTGCACCCGCGCCATCCGTATGCGGGCGACCTCGTCTTCACGGCGTTCTCGGGCTCGCACCAGGACGCGATCCGCAAGGGTTTCGCGCAGCGGCAGCCCGACGCGGTCTGGGAAGTGCCCTATTTGCCGATCGATCCCGCCGATCTCGGCCGCAGCTACGACGCCGTGATCCGCGTGAACAGCCAGTCCGGCAAGGGCGGCGCGACCTGGCTGCTCGAACAGGGCATGGGCTTCACGCCGCCGCGCCGCGTGCAGATCGAGTTCAGCCACGCCGTGCAGACGGTTGCCGATACCTCGGGCGAGGAAGTCACCGGCGACGCGATCTGCGCGCTGTTCGAACGCGAGTATTTCGAAACGCGCGGGCCGGCGGCGGTGGCGGGCGCGGGACGCGTGCGCTGGGAAAACCGCGACATCGCGGTGCCGGGCGGCGCGAACGTCGACGAAAACTACGCTTCAGCCGTGGCCGAAGCGATCGCGGCAGCCGCGGACGAGCGCATCGAAATCGCCTCGTTCGAAACGGAGCGCACCGCGCAAGGCGGCACGGCGGTGTTCGTCGGCGCGCGCGTGGGCGGCCAGCCGCTGCGCCACGGCGTGGGCGTAGCCGACGACGCGGCCCAGGCCGCCATCGCGGCCGTGGTCAGCGCGGTGAATCGCGCGGCGTGGACGCAAGTGGATCGCCGCGTGGCGGCTTGA
- the ftsY gene encoding signal recognition particle-docking protein FtsY, with amino-acid sequence MFSFFKRFRGKDDAENAQAEAPEAQDALDEHTAGEIDAPADIAEPVAPVAPITPVVPVTPAAKPVAPAPQVPARIDEPEAVEIVPPPPLEAAAKRSWLTRLKSGLSKTSSNIQSIFVNAKIDDDLYEELETALLMSDAGVDATEYLLETLRQKVRADRLTEAQQVKVALRGLLIDLLKPLEKSLMLGRAQPLVMMIAGVNGAGKTTSIGKLAKHLQSFNQSVLLAAGDTFRAAAREQLAIWGERNNVTVVQQESGDPAAVIFDAVSAARARRIDVVMADTAGRLPTQLHLMDELKKVKRVIGKAYEGAPHEVLLVIDANTGQNALAQVKAFDDALGLTGLIVTKLDGTAKGGILAAIARQRPIPVYFIGVGEKVEDLQPFVAEEFADALLGG; translated from the coding sequence ATGTTCAGTTTCTTCAAACGATTCCGCGGCAAGGACGACGCCGAGAACGCGCAGGCCGAAGCGCCCGAGGCGCAGGACGCCCTCGACGAACACACCGCCGGCGAGATCGACGCGCCCGCTGACATCGCCGAGCCGGTCGCGCCGGTCGCGCCGATCACGCCGGTCGTGCCGGTAACGCCCGCCGCCAAACCCGTCGCCCCCGCGCCGCAGGTCCCCGCTCGCATCGACGAACCCGAAGCCGTCGAGATCGTGCCGCCGCCGCCGCTGGAGGCCGCCGCGAAGCGCTCGTGGCTCACGCGCCTGAAGAGCGGGCTCTCCAAGACGAGTTCGAACATCCAGAGCATCTTCGTCAACGCGAAGATCGACGACGACCTCTACGAGGAACTGGAAACGGCGTTGCTGATGTCCGACGCGGGCGTGGACGCCACCGAATATCTGCTCGAAACGCTGCGTCAGAAGGTGCGCGCCGACCGTCTCACCGAAGCGCAGCAGGTGAAGGTCGCGCTGCGCGGCCTGCTGATCGACCTGCTCAAGCCGCTCGAAAAGTCGCTGATGCTCGGCCGCGCCCAACCGCTCGTGATGATGATCGCGGGCGTGAACGGCGCGGGCAAGACCACCAGCATCGGCAAGCTCGCCAAGCATCTGCAGAGCTTCAACCAGAGCGTGCTGCTGGCCGCCGGCGACACGTTCCGCGCCGCCGCGCGCGAGCAACTGGCAATCTGGGGCGAGCGCAACAACGTCACGGTCGTGCAGCAGGAAAGCGGCGATCCGGCCGCCGTGATCTTCGACGCGGTGAGCGCCGCGCGCGCGCGCCGTATCGACGTGGTGATGGCCGATACCGCCGGCCGTCTGCCCACGCAGCTGCACCTCATGGACGAGCTGAAGAAGGTCAAGCGCGTGATCGGCAAGGCCTACGAAGGCGCGCCGCACGAAGTGCTGCTCGTGATCGACGCCAACACGGGGCAGAACGCCCTCGCGCAGGTGAAAGCCTTCGACGACGCGCTCGGCCTCACCGGTCTCATCGTCACCAAGCTCGACGGCACGGCGAAGGGCGGCATTCTCGCGGCCATCGCGCGCCAGCGCCCGATTCCGGTGTACTTCATCGGCGTGGGCGAAAAGGTCGAAGACTTGCAGCCGTTCGTGGCCGAGGAATTCGCGGACGCTCTGCTCGGCGGTTGA